The Puntigrus tetrazona isolate hp1 chromosome 16, ASM1883169v1, whole genome shotgun sequence genome includes a region encoding these proteins:
- the nacad gene encoding uncharacterized protein nacad isoform X2 — protein MPGETEHRSGPTQGLLDSGDPQSELPGPDLSGQTSSSSASTPTDSASSPSPSSPPKLSPLCTPFGPRLVMAKPTTSPRPQPEGASFELEGHSGNIGRPTGRFGRAACRRGPMKMERIKVLTGSEIESDFQEPETMDSRVVMGQEALLRNMETQSGVLLGKQISKETSSSGHQPSEPSMKCHIGLDENAKLDTGQLSSTVDQAKTSTSFPEQDKCKSQILDCQVLESKVRDAELTDSSTLFPENEGEPLSLSQGEVPSLSFSEPPYVVDPQRIGVLPGLDPDRYYTAPSTPIKMAYCSHLKQQWRPGSPSQSPGSPTDESDLCSPPTSPSGSYMTAEGGSWTSYTSSTSHSCSPNLTAEAELQEAPACYVGSLSEIGDELGDDRTGNERDACLSKHDLPELLEDVACEVDMLTRDTCSPHWVTERDSTQERNRRRTDCQEDIGGSEGSLNPSDFQGAPDATQAFSDPHQSLEMDFNTCFSESSVSLDHSLTPDNNAAEVLDTESKTPVSHSPETVGIESNSSNSLYLEIGSSAPVFHGYSREDRLGSDAMIPASMLPFHGSLIFQADSMDITLFPTDDEQGNDVDAYAAGEEEADVDEYDDEDDEDECDDEDVDNDEAEKQEAAWRVGREVEDPNEDDTSASFLNSLSENSINEGVDESFAYQDDTEDSIDSTSYNGEEDDHLYCTEKHAELSQQFPGPDEPVQSVSHAKPESSGSESEMEISSGSSELPRVELQGNLVDCSVCGEGVIAQQILETTLLKGESSKESASEIKTIDEEGKQSTDPSTVMVTSEKGQQIATDDPTLSIDQDKIEQYNSPVDSCMTGATAADMCFETNVDYSQELDQKNGNSMELDTSLQLAETATNDLNKGVPQLTYLDDCSPTNIPVCAYPELCEVPENLTSTDVLPFERSMNQDNLTENQPGNDDVNHSSQNMSCSTYSRLVISPKKENSESSMTESELYPDSWTPRDPLSLGECCDFEAENLLMCEITRSVHSKGLPVTHNIATGEDMIGDDEDNNRYCDLQEKMADIDVGVVESNIASWRSIQDLSEAGGGEDDANNLQNPESNPLIHCSSDKGLVPSWNDPEKTCAPLILSAPSDLTLNMLSDDGKDGKDQTPNTDFNIPKDFSSDTLKKESDERTSGQSHNLESCQEPDNAMLTATISPEHIDLCGSSTKTNQADNLGPVLNQGHSNSQQFTLTNIDSASENKLTFNLQGGSFGTFTFRKKPTDIKMVDSGELTILQQISVSQKETNSNDGSSNEVVGKKEIHLRAHIKNETVTNEAKTTDRQLSEQEITTDAQDHEMDKPDFHEKRNEGLKTCQKKEEQDFMENVSFLGQNKSLDDDLHKSGVSQVDSDETTPKKEQIANSGHDKKPKVIDALKTNMADLASTGNEKIQCQGKEMETTGNQEPSFDRFSTREEFGETQQKEDAFITEKTELHQRPEQSIFNSTDPSYIDPKEAVHTEPVVVTDLTRPDRQKELPDSSLSRVSLTESTRDINDNHIGGSSSLTVHNSEQDRISSTCSSTVIQEEGLSTPVQESQPIRDISQTSAAFSHTAQDNKPSQPDYQNPIQTSGITSLESAARETEEQTPTLVPIQDTCDLESERTVVAAKPCRHENLPVCKGHRTEPSQFTTSTGQKDSKHTQRILNQSDEREMLPCISPRPDFIKSKQAERQSIERDVCPISYRSKGPEDLDLPFKNNSSGIETDSDGSVPELEEPSGTLLRPSNPQLSHSPADESVSRAKQSRSEKKARKAMSKLGLKQIHGVTRITIRKSKNILFVITRPDVFKSPASDIYIVFGEAKIEDLSQQVHKAAAEKFKVPLDPSPLPSDITPSLTIKEESEEEEELDEGGLEQRDIELVMAQANVSRAKAVRALRHNKNDTVNAIMELTM, from the exons ATGCCCGGTGAGACTGAACATCGGAGCGGCCCCACGCAGGGCCTTCTGGACTCTGGAGACCCACAATCAGAGCTGCCAGGACCAG atcTGTCTGGTCAAACATCCAGCTCTTCAGCCTCAACTCCAACAGACAGTGCCTCCAGTCCTTCTCCAAGCAGCCCTCCAAAACTCTCCCCACTATGTACTCCTTTTGGACCCCGTCTGGTAATGGCCAAACCAACCACTTCTCCTCGACCACAGCCTGAGGGTGCAAGTTTTGAATTAGAAGGCCATTCTGGAAATATCGGCCGACCAACTGGGCGGTTTGGTAGAGCAGCCTGCAGACGAGGTCCTATGAAAATGGAACGGATCAAAGTCCTAACTGGATCAGAAATAGAAAGTGACTTTCAAGAGCCAGAGACCATGGACTCAAGGGTGGTAATGGGACAAGAGGCACTGCTAAGAAACATGGAGACACAAAGTGGAGTGCTGCTGGGAAAGCAGATAAGTAAAGAAACATCGAGTTCAGGACATCAGCCTTCAGAGCCTTCCATGAAATGTCATATTGGTCTAGATGAAAACGCAAAACTAGACACTGGTCAGCTGAGTTCTACTGTAGATCAGGCTAAGACTTCGACTTCATTTCCAGAACAAGACAAATGCAAAAGTCAGATACTTGACTGTCAAGTCCTAGAGTCCAAAGTGAGAGATGCCGAATTGACAGACAGCAGTACTCTTTTCCCAGAAAATGAGGGAGAGCCACTGTCTTTATCTCAGGGTGAAGTGCCTTCCTTGTCATTTTCTGAGCCTCCCTATGTTGTTGACCCACAACGCATTGGTGTCCTTCCAGGACTGGATCCTGATCGCTACTACACAGCCCCTTCCACCCCCATTAAGATGGCTTACTGCTCACATCTCAAGCAACAATGGCGTCCCGGGAGCCCGAGCCAAAGTCCAGGTTCCCCAACTGATGAGTCTGATCTGTGCTCCCCTCCTACCTCTCCCTCTGGTTCCTACATGACTGCTGAGGGAGGCAGCTGGACTTCATACACCTCTAGCACCTCCCACTCATGCTCTCCAAACTTAACAGCTGAGGCAGAATTGCAAGAAGCTCCTGCTTGCTATGTGGGGTCTCTCTCAGAAATTGGCGACGAGCTTGGAGATGATCGAACTGGTAACGAGAGAGATGCTTGTCTGAGTAAACATGATTTGCCAGAGTTGCTAGAAGATGTGGCCTGTGAAGTGGATATGCTAACAAGGGACACCTGTAGTCCTCATTGGGTGACAGAACGTGATTCCacacaagaaagaaacaggaGAAGAACAGACTGCCAGGAGGACATAGGGGGGTCTGAGGGCTCTCTGAATCCTAGCGATTTCCAGGGAGCCCCTGATGCAACTCAAGCATTTAGTGATCCACATCAAAGTCTTGAAATGGATTTTAATACCTGTTTCTCTGAGtcatctgtgagcctggatcaCTCTCTAACACCAGACAATAATGCAGCTGAGGTACTGGATACAGAGAGCAAAACCCCTGTCTCCCACTCTCCAGAGACTGTAGGCATAGAAAGTAATAGCAGCAATAGTTTATATCTTGAAATAGGTTCCTCTGCTCCTGTGTTCCATGGATATTCTAGAGAGGATAGGCTTGGGAGTGATGCAATGATTCCGGCTTCTATGCTGCCATTCCATGGAAGCTTAATATTCCAGGCAGATTCCATGGATATAACCCTATTCCCCACTGATGATGAGCAGGGCAATGATGTGGACGCATATGCTGCTGGAGAGGAGGAAGCTGATGTAGATGAgtatgatgatgaggatgatgaagatgagtgTGATGATGAGGATGTGGATAATGACGAGGCAGAGAAACAAGAGGCAGCTTGGAGGGTTGGAAGGGAAGTGGAAGACCCAAATGAGGATGACACCTCTGCATCTTTCCTAAATTCCCTTTCAGAGAACTCAATAAATGAGGGTGTAGATGAGTCCTTTGCTTATCAGGATGACACTGAGGATTCAATTGATTCCACGTCTTATAACGGGGAAGAAGATGACCATCTGTATTGCACTGAGAAGCATGCTGAACTCTCCCAACAGTTCCCTGGGCCAGATGAACCCGTGCAGTCAGTAAGCCATGCTAAACCTGAATCTTCAGGCAGTGAGAGTGAAATGGAGATATCCTCTGGATCATCTGAGCTTCCACGTGTAGAACTGCAAGGGAATCTGGTAGACTGCAGTGTTTGTGGTGAAGGTGTAATTGCACAACAGATTTTAGAAACAACGTTGCTGAAAGGTGAATCTTCAAAAGAATCAGCATCAGAGATCAAAACAATTGATGAGGAAGGCAAGCAGAGTACAGATCCCTCAACGGTCATGGTAACTTCAGAGAAAGGACAGCAGATTGCCACAGATGATCCAACACTATCTATTGATCAAGACAAAATAGAACAATATAATAGCCCCGTTGATTCCTGCATGACAGGTGCTACAGCTGCTGATATGTGCTTTGAGACTAACGTAGATTATAGCCAGGAACTGGATCAGAAAAATGGAAATAGTATGGAATTGGACACATCATTGCAGTTAGCAGAAACTGCAACCAATGACCTAAATAAAGGAGTCCCCCAACTGACATACCTGGATGACTGCAGCCCCACAAACATTCCAGTTTGTGCTTATCCTGAACTGTGTGAAGTGCCAGAAAACCTAACATCAACTGATGTTTTACCATTTGAACGTTCCATGAATCAAGATAATTTGACAGAGAATCAACCTGGCAATGATGATGTAAACCATAGCTCTCAAAATATGTCCTGCTCCACATATAGCAGACTTgtcatttcaccaaaaaaagagAACTCAGAGAGCAGTATGACAGAAAGTGAACTTTACCCTGATAGTTGGACACCAAGGGATCCCTTGTCTTTAGGTGAATGCTGTGACTTTGAGGCTGAAAATCTGCTCATGTGTGAGATAACTAGATCAGTGCACAGTAAAGGTTTGCCGGTCACTCATAACATTGCAACTGGAGAAGACATGATCGGTGATGATGAGGACAACAACCGATATTGTGACCTCCAAGAGAAAATGGCAGACATTGATGTTGGTGTGGTTGAGTCAAACATTGCCAGCTGGAGATCGATTCAAGATCTTTCAGAGGCAGGAGGGGGCGAGGATGATGCCAATAACCTTCAAAATCCAGAGAGCAATCCACTTATACACTGCAGTTCTGATAAGGGTCTGGTGCCATCATGGAATGATCCAGAAAAAACGTGCGCACCTTTAATCCTGAGTGCTCCATCAGACCTTACATTAAATATGCTTTCAGATGATGGGAAAGATGGGAAAGATCAAACTCCAAATACAGACTTCAACATTCCCAAGGATTTTTCTTCAGACACATTAAAGAAGGAAAGTGATGAAAGAACGTCTGGACAGTCTCATAATCTGGAATCTTGTCAAGAACCTGATAATGCCATGTTAACAGCAACCATCTCCCCAGAACACATTGATCTTTGTGGATCTTCTACAAAAACTAACCAAGCAGATAATCTTGGTCCAGTTTTAAATCAGGGTCATTCAAATTCTCAACAGTTTACCTTAACAAACATTGATTCTGCCTCGGAAAACAAGCTCACATTCAACTTGCAAGGAGGATCGTTTGGCACCTTCACATTTAGAAAGAAACCAACTGATATAAAGATGGTTGACTCCGGAGAATTAACAATTCTCCAACAGATTTCTGTCTCACAAAAAGAGACAAATTCCAATGATGGGTCTTCAAATGAGGTTGTGGGGAAGAAAGAAATTCACTTAAGAGCACACATCAAAAATGAAACGGTAACTAATGAAGCTAAAACCACTGACAGACAACTTAGTGAACAAGAGATTACAACTGATGCTCAGGATCATGAGATGGATAAACCAGACTTCCATGAAAAGAGAAACGAGGGATTGAAAACATGTCAAAAGAAAGAGGAACAAGATTTTATGGAGAACGTTTCATTTCTGGGGCAGAACAAAAGTCTTGATGATGATTTACATAAATCAGGTGTTTCCCAAGTTGACAGTGATGAGACAACACCAAAAAAAGAACAGATTGCTAATTCAGGTCATGACAAAAAACCAAAGGTAATTGATGCTCTTAAAACCAACATGGCAGATTTAGCCTCAACTGGCAATGAAAAGATCCAGTGCCAAGGAAAGGAAATGGAGACAACAGGTAATCAAGAGCCAAGTTTTGATAGATTTTCAACGAGAGAGGAATTTGGTGAAACTCAGCAGAAAGAGGATGCCTTTATAACAGAGAAAACTGAACTTCATCAAAGACCAGAACAATCAATTTTTAACTCCACTGACCCTAGCTATATTGATCCAAAAGAAGCTGTTCATACAGAGCCAGTGGTTGTAACAGACCTTACAAGACCAGATAGACAGAAGGAACTTCCAGACAGTTCTTTGAGCAGAGTAAGTTTGACAGAAAGCACAAGAGACATCAATGACAATCACATAGGGGGCAGTTCATCCCTCACAGTGCACAACTCAGAACAAGACAGGATCTCTTCAACATGTTCATCCACAGTTATCCAGGAGGAAGGTCTCTCTACCCCTGTTCAGGAGTCACAACCAATTCGTGACATCTCCCAAACATCTGCTGCCTTCTCACATACAGCTCAAGACAACAAACCCAGCCAACCTGACTATCAAAATCCCATTCAGACTTCTGGAATAACCAGTTTGGAATCAGCAGCAAGGGAAACAGAGGAACAAACACCAACTTTGGTTCCTATTCAAGACACATGTGATCTTGAAAGTGAAAGAACAGTCGTGGCAGCGAAACCATGTAGACATGAGAACCTTCCAg TATGCAAGGGACACCGAACAGAACCGTCCCAGTTCACAACATCTACTGGACAAAAGGACAGTAAACATACCCAAAGAATACTGAATCAGTCAGATGAAAGAGAAATGCTCCCCTGCATCAGTCCAAGACCAGACTTCATAAAATCAAAGCAAGCTGAGCGACAGAGCATAGAGCGAGACGTGTGCCCAATTAGCTACAGATCAAAAGGCCCAGAGGACTTGGATCTCCCCTTCAAAAACAATA GTTCAGGTATTGAAACAGACAGTGATGGCTCAGTACCTGAGCTAGAAGAACCCAGTGGGACATTGCTGAGACCCTCAAATCCACAG CTCTCACACTCTCCTGCTGATGAGTCAGTGAGCAGAGCCAAACAGAGTCGAAGTGAGAAAAAAGCACGAAAG GCGATGTCAAAACTCGGGCTGAAACAGATCCACGGGGTGACGCGCATCACCATTCGGAAGTCCAAGAATATTCTCTTTGTCATTACACGTCCAGATGTGTTCAAAAGCCCTGCTTCAGATATATACATAGTCTTTGGAGAGGCCAAG ATTGAAGACCTATCACAACAGGTACACAAGGCAGCGGCAGAGAAATTTAAGGTTCCTCTTGACCCCTCACCTCTGCCGTCTGACATCACACCAAGCCTGACCATAAAAGAAGAGAgcgaggaagaagaggag CTGGATGAGGGTGGGCTGGAGCAGAGAGATATCGAATTGGTGATGGCACAGGCCAACGTGTCTCGAGCTAAAGCAGTTCGTGCACTGCGCCACAATAAGAACGACACTGTCAATGCCATTATG GAGCTGACCATGTAA